Genomic DNA from Corylus avellana chromosome ca4, CavTom2PMs-1.0:
TAGCAAGAACAAAACTCGGTGTACCTTGGAACTCGTAGgagtcccaccattgtttcactaagGCAACAAACCCTTCctctttaagccacatattctcaaacctgAATGGCCTTTTCCCCTGGGAAATCTCCCCTAACTCAAGCATAATTGGGAAATGATCCGAGCAAAGACGTGGGAGCCTTTTCTGCCTCACCCCTGGAAACCAGGCTTCCAACTCTGGAGAAACAAGAAACCGATCAATCCTAGACCATAGCGGAGGGTCTTGAGAGACCGACCAAGTACAAACACCCCCTACAAGGGGAAGGTCCATAAGCCCTTGTTCAGAAATAAAATCTGAGAAACCCATCATAGCAGAATCCAGACGAGCTCCACCCGATCTTTCACTAGGGAAACGTGTAACATTGAAATCTCCCCCAATACACCATGGCAAATTCCACCAACTAATAATGCCAGCCAACTCATCCCAAAGGAGCCCTCTATCCCTATCAATATTCGGGCCATACACCCCTGCAAAAGCCCACACAGAGAGATTTGCCACATTCCTGAAAGACAAGGCCAGGGTGAAATCCCCTA
This window encodes:
- the LOC132177119 gene encoding uncharacterized protein LOC132177119: MKINIISWNVRGLNKRDKRLRVSNLLRDWNADVVCLQETKIQDMSRSIVRSLWRRNHVDWCCLDSNGASGGILIMWDTRVVEKIDVCIGDFTLALSFRNVANLSVWAFAGVYGPNIDRDRGLLWDELAGIISWWNLPWCIGGDFNVTRFPSERSGGARLDSAMMGFSDFISEQGLMDLPLVGGVCTWSVSQDPPLWSRIDRFLVSPELEAWFPGVRQKRLPRLCSDHFPIMLELGEISQGKRPFRFENMWLKEEGFVALVKQWWDSYEFQ